Proteins encoded by one window of Aspergillus puulaauensis MK2 DNA, chromosome 4, nearly complete sequence:
- a CDS encoding TauD/TfdA dioxygenase family protein (COG:I;~EggNog:ENOG410PHNM;~InterPro:IPR042098,IPR003819;~PFAM:PF02668;~go_function: GO:0016491 - oxidoreductase activity [Evidence IEA];~go_process: GO:0055114 - oxidation-reduction process [Evidence IEA]): MAPAPIDPSIVDVAEPRKDTLGLPKTTLERLQKAEIDLSNGYPYRPSRPLYLDDVYRIRDYDRKHVDPGSRADPEKKALLSAAKEVIHLTKHIGTEIVGLQLKDLTDQQKDELGLLIAERSVVFFRDQDISPQQQRELGEWYGEIEVHPQVAQVPGLPGVSVIWPALQATEFPANFRRPGGASRWHTDLVHERQPAGVTHLHNDTVPSIGGDTLWASGYAAYEKLSPAFRQIIDGRTAIYRSAHPYLDRKNPDAGPKFVEREHPIVRVHPATGWKALWVNRAMTDRIVGLDRAESDLILGYLYDVFEKNVDIQVRFKWSPRTSALWDNRITIHNASWDYEGSEPRHGTRVTALAEKPFFDPKAKSRREALGLLGGDEVEELERLRLTQ, from the exons ATGGCCCCAGCCCCAATCGACCCAAGCATCGTGGACGTGGCAGAGCCAAGGAAGGACACGCTCGGCCTCCCCAAGACAACCCTAGAAAGGCTTCAAAAAGCTGAGATCGACCTCTCGAACGGATATCCGTACCGTCCGTCCCGCCCCCTGTATCTAGACGATGTCTACCGGATCCGCGACTACGATCGTAAACACGTTGACCCCGGTAGCCGCGCAGACCCGGAAAAGAAGGCCCTCCTCTCTGCAGCAAAGGAAGTCATCCACTTGACAAAGCACATCGGAACGGAAATCGTAGGCCTGCAGCTAAAGGACTTGACGGACCAGCAGAAAGACGAGCTGGGCCTGCTGATAGCCGAGCGCAGCGTTGTCTTCTTCCGAGACCAGGATATctcgccgcagcaacagagAGAACTGGGAGAATGGTACGGCGAGATTGAAGTTCAC CCCCAAGTCGCGCAAGTCCCCGGCCTCCCTGGCGTCTCCGTAATCTGGCCAGCCCTCCAAGCAACAGAATTCCCAGCCAACTTCCGACGCCCCGGAGGCGCCTCACGATGGCATACAGACCTCGTCCACGAACGACAGCCCGCAGGGGTAACGCACCTGCACAACGACACCGTCCCCTCCATCGGCGGAGACACGCTCTGGGCAAGCGGATACGCCGCATACGAGAAACTATCCCCAGCCTTCCGACAGATCATCGACGGCCGCACAGCCATCTACCGCTCCGCGCACCCGTATCTAGACCGCAAGAACCCGGATGCCGGGCCTAAGTTCGTAGAGCGCGAGCATCCGATTGTGCGCGTGCACCCGGCGACGGGGTGGAAGGCGCTGTGGGTGAACCGCGCCATGACGGATCGGATTGTTGGGCTGGATCGCGCGGAGAGTGACCTGATCCTGGGGTATCTGTATGATGTGTTTGAGAAGAATGTGGACATCCAGGTGCGGTTTAAGTGGAGTCCTAGGACAAGTGCTTTGTGGGATAATCG GATTACCATCCACAATGCGAGCTGGGACTATGAAGGCTCTGAGCCTCGTCATGGCACGCGCGTTACGGCACTGGCGGAGAAGCCCTTCTTTGACCCTAAGGCGAAGAGTCGCAGGGAGGCGCTGGGTCTCTTGGGGGGCGATGAGGTCGAGGAATTGGAGCGACTTCGTCTAACTCAATAG